The following are encoded in a window of Brevibacillus sp. DP1.3A genomic DNA:
- a CDS encoding YolD-like family protein, translated as MAKSATPKRPTRDEFELEELGNQLVEAKEDGDERALTVWGMPEKIRGRITLLDSRTRLVHVEENGTTRKIPFLDIMKVSYE; from the coding sequence ATGGCAAAGTCAGCTACACCAAAACGTCCTACAAGAGATGAATTTGAATTAGAGGAGTTAGGGAATCAACTCGTTGAAGCAAAAGAAGATGGTGATGAAAGGGCATTGACTGTTTGGGGAATGCCTGAGAAAATCCGCGGGCGGATCACTTTACTTGACTCGCGAACAAGGCTAGTTCATGTAGAGGAAAACGGAACAACACGGAAAATACCATTCTTGGACATTATGAAGGTGAGTTACGAATAG
- a CDS encoding YolD-like family protein produces the protein MPFTKQNNWKQNKGKLGTICTMWGVVKWIDQNSRRIKLVTDEDSQWISMDHITAVKADYGGLYGKVSYTKTSYKR, from the coding sequence GTGCCTTTTACGAAGCAAAACAATTGGAAGCAAAACAAAGGAAAACTGGGAACCATATGCACGATGTGGGGCGTTGTTAAATGGATCGATCAGAACAGCAGGAGAATTAAGCTTGTGACCGATGAAGATAGCCAGTGGATATCTATGGATCATATAACGGCTGTAAAAGCGGATTATGGAGGACTCTATGGCAAAGTCAGCTACACCAAAACGTCCTACAAGAGATGA